From a region of the Theobroma cacao cultivar B97-61/B2 unplaced genomic scaffold, Criollo_cocoa_genome_V2, whole genome shotgun sequence genome:
- the LOC108663861 gene encoding uncharacterized protein LOC108663861, translating into MSPRREQPPFTRSVGRGRGRFQRRQLGAIEEESTASTIRAAPAAEQTETPPHPPPPLPLTSILAMPLEAVQALAAFFTAIAGQAQAGQALPTVPLAAPSVPPSPPPVPPPVLDVSDSKKLKEARQHSCVSFMGESDATVAKEVVRMALRAEKLANENKSLRAELAKRRNLSVSSSQPPNRGKNSSVSGSSRRCRNCGNYHVGPCRGPARCFHCDQLGHIRRDCPQLGRATVAAPSPPAHTDIQRRDSSGLQPRQG; encoded by the coding sequence atgTCTCCTCGACGCGAACAACCACCTTTCACTAGATCagttgggaggggaagaggtcgtttCCAACGTCGTCAGTTAGGTGCAATAGAGGAGGAATCGACTGCATCcaccattcgggcagcacctgctgctgaACAAACCGagactcctccacatcctccacctcctctGCCACTTACTAGTATTCTTGCTATGCCTCTTGAGGCAGTTCAGGCATTAGCAGCCTTCTTTACTGCTATTGCTGGCCAGGCTCAGGCTGGTCAAGCTCTTCCTACAGTTCCTCTGGCTGCTCCTTCAGTACCACCATCCCCACCTCCTGTCCCACCACCAGTGCTGGATGTTTCTGATTCTAAGAAGCTTAAAGAGGCTAGGCAACATagttgtgtttcttttatggGTGAGTCGGACGCAACCGTGGCTAAAGAGGTGGTGCGAATGGCTTTAAGAGCTGAGAAGCTTGCGAATGAAAATAAGAGTCTGCGAGCTGAGTtagcaaaaaggagaaatctaagtgtatcttctagtcagccaccAAACAGGGGCAAAAACTCCTCTGTTTCAGGAAGTTCACGtagatgcagaaattgtgggaattatcatGTTGGGCCGTGCAGAGGGCCTGCACGATGTTTTCATTGTGATCAACTGGGTCACATTAGGAGAGATTGTCCACAGTTAGGACGGGCTACGGTAGCTGCtccatctccaccagctcATACGGATatacagaggagagattcctcTGGATTGCAACCGAGACAGggatga